The following are encoded in a window of Solidesulfovibrio magneticus RS-1 genomic DNA:
- a CDS encoding peroxiredoxin family protein — translation MKAFTLGILAALILLAAPGSHALAAEASEAPGAKPLAVGTAFPDVPLIGPVSPELADSLGIPQNGPTPMAKVKAEVLIVEIFSMYCPFCQRDAPTVNELAALIDKRGLADRVKIIGIGAGNSDTEVDIFRKKFKVPFALFSDATFAVHSAVGQVGTPYYYVLKKTPQGFTIVAAHLGLIHSPADFLADVVAKAGL, via the coding sequence ATGAAAGCCTTTACCCTCGGCATCCTCGCCGCCCTCATCCTGTTGGCCGCACCCGGTAGCCACGCCCTGGCCGCCGAAGCCTCCGAGGCCCCGGGGGCCAAGCCCCTGGCCGTGGGGACCGCCTTCCCCGACGTGCCGCTCATTGGCCCCGTCAGCCCGGAACTGGCCGACAGCCTCGGCATTCCCCAAAATGGCCCCACGCCCATGGCCAAGGTCAAGGCCGAAGTGCTCATCGTCGAAATTTTCAGCATGTACTGCCCGTTTTGCCAACGTGACGCGCCCACCGTCAACGAACTGGCCGCGCTCATCGACAAGCGCGGCCTGGCTGATCGCGTCAAGATCATCGGCATCGGCGCCGGCAACTCCGACACCGAGGTGGACATCTTCCGCAAGAAGTTCAAAGTCCCGTTCGCCCTTTTTTCCGACGCCACCTTCGCCGTCCACAGCGCCGTGGGCCAGGTCGGCACACCCTACTACTACGTGCTTAAAAAGACGCCCCAGGGCTTCACCATCGTCGCCGCCCACCTCGGCCTCATCCATTCCCCGGCCGATTTCCTGGCCGACGTCGTCGCCAAGGCCGGCCTCTAG
- the rbr gene encoding rubrerythrin: MKSLKGSKTEKNILIAFSGESQARNRYTYFASVAKKEGYEQISAIFTETADQEKEHAKRLFKYLEGGEVEITAAFPAGVIASTMDNLLEAAGGESYEENDMYPSFAAIADEEGYPEVADTFRHIAKAEGFHKRRYAALADNIKNGKVFKRDGKILWRCRNCGYPMESDHAPDKCPACEHPKAYFEIAPENW; the protein is encoded by the coding sequence ATGAAATCGCTCAAAGGCTCAAAGACCGAAAAGAACATCCTCATCGCCTTCTCCGGCGAATCCCAGGCCAGAAACCGCTACACCTACTTCGCCTCGGTGGCCAAAAAAGAAGGCTACGAGCAGATTTCCGCCATCTTCACCGAAACCGCCGACCAGGAAAAAGAACACGCCAAACGCCTGTTCAAATACCTCGAAGGCGGCGAAGTGGAAATCACCGCCGCCTTCCCGGCCGGCGTCATCGCCAGCACCATGGACAACCTCCTCGAAGCCGCCGGCGGCGAATCCTACGAGGAAAACGACATGTATCCTTCCTTTGCCGCCATCGCCGACGAGGAAGGCTACCCCGAAGTGGCCGACACCTTCCGCCACATCGCCAAGGCCGAAGGCTTCCACAAACGCCGCTACGCCGCCCTGGCCGACAACATCAAAAACGGCAAGGTCTTCAAACGCGACGGCAAAATCCTCTGGCGCTGCCGCAATTGCGGCTACCCCATGGAAAGCGACCACGCCCCGGACAAATGCCCGGCCTGCGAACACCCCAAGGCCTATTTCGAGATCGCGCCTGAAAATTGGTAG
- a CDS encoding trans-sulfuration enzyme family protein, with protein MDLSQMGENTRSVRAGERLDRRVGGVTTPIHTAAAYMAADDVEGAYRYPRYLNIPTQAAPAEKLAALEGAETAIALASGMAAISSSLLAVLQTGDHVVLQADLYGGTHRFLMAELTRLGIGFTMVPQADAGRLEAAVTERTRAVFVETPSNPLLRVIDLEGVAAMARKRGLVSMVDNTFASPINQKPLALGFDLSIHSGTKYLNGHSDLNCGLVAGPKALVDAVKERAINFGQTLNTYDCYLLERGMKTLSLRMARHNDNAQAVAEWLAARKGISAVHYPGLPTHPGHELAKRQMLGFGGMMSFALDCSPEAARTFMDALTLVLEAVSLGGIESLACFPAVTSHAKMPREDRLAIGVGDTLVRLSVGCEDAADIIADLAQAMDAAGVA; from the coding sequence ATGGACTTGTCGCAGATGGGGGAAAACACCCGCAGCGTGCGGGCCGGCGAACGTCTTGACCGCCGGGTGGGCGGCGTCACCACGCCCATCCATACCGCCGCTGCCTACATGGCCGCCGACGACGTGGAAGGGGCCTACCGTTACCCGCGCTACTTGAACATTCCCACCCAGGCCGCCCCGGCCGAGAAGCTGGCCGCCCTGGAAGGGGCCGAGACCGCCATCGCCCTGGCCTCGGGCATGGCCGCCATCTCCTCAAGCCTTTTAGCCGTGCTCCAAACCGGCGACCATGTGGTGCTCCAGGCCGACCTCTACGGCGGCACCCACCGGTTTCTCATGGCCGAGCTGACCCGTCTGGGCATCGGCTTCACCATGGTCCCCCAGGCCGATGCCGGCCGGCTGGAAGCCGCCGTCACCGAGCGCACCCGGGCCGTTTTCGTGGAAACGCCCAGCAACCCGCTGCTGCGCGTCATTGATCTCGAAGGCGTGGCCGCCATGGCCAGGAAGCGGGGGCTTGTTTCCATGGTGGACAACACCTTTGCCTCGCCCATCAACCAAAAACCCCTCGCCCTGGGCTTCGATCTGTCCATCCACAGCGGCACCAAATACCTAAACGGCCACAGCGATCTCAACTGCGGCCTGGTGGCCGGCCCCAAGGCGCTTGTTGACGCCGTCAAGGAGCGGGCCATCAACTTCGGCCAGACGCTTAACACCTACGACTGCTACCTGCTGGAGCGCGGCATGAAGACGCTGTCCCTGCGTATGGCCCGGCACAACGACAACGCCCAGGCCGTGGCCGAGTGGCTGGCCGCCCGCAAAGGGATCTCGGCGGTCCACTATCCGGGCCTGCCCACCCACCCCGGCCATGAACTGGCCAAGCGCCAAATGCTCGGCTTTGGCGGCATGATGTCCTTTGCCCTGGACTGCTCGCCCGAGGCCGCCCGGACCTTCATGGACGCCCTGACACTTGTCCTGGAAGCCGTGAGCCTGGGCGGCATCGAATCCCTGGCCTGCTTCCCGGCCGTGACTTCCCACGCCAAGATGCCGCGCGAGGATCGCCTGGCCATCGGCGTCGGCGACACCCTGGTGCGCCTGTCCGTGGGCTGCGAGGACGCCGCCGACATCATCGCCGACCTCGCCCAGGCCATGGACGCCGCCGGCGTCGCTTGA
- a CDS encoding tetratricopeptide repeat protein, translating to MALKGIVLTLALTLAAPATALAADASVVTLLRQSQQAAARGQLDQAMDMVNQALSQDPAYPPLWNQKASLQIKAKDYAGAMQTLAVALKVEPDNIETNVLALSALLRLDEKAGGKDPALARYAAGLSDGTAGALVSDLLTRPGAKADLRRFLAAWTPASPQGQAMSRLAAGYASGDPAAMAELAGAEAQGPAKAVLGALQFYAGKDMLAEKKLAVAQKLLEQAGANGYDKVAVAGELGWVLYNQGHQSAAADLWEKDWRNAPEVGRWAAWIADARLAAKDYKRAADFLEKSLQFDPNSAVLQGQYLLALTASGQAEAAEKFAASLADAPDQDGLNFGKALIALNGGRYGEAAENLARIKNRRPFRDQFIELANLMVTKLGQSGDSAKIVADLRALVEGMDIKPEIMRDVGWRMWAAHRYDAALAFWKEALADGLGGNDPLVARVVPLLIEQGRVGEAMAMLKSQAPEVSQLGLAWSLAAQNRWDLVAKLAPGLPAGPYADLLTAMAGLQNGQIPMALDKLRALAGLSASGLGQAAVAGFNADGQPVKGALTPALARELYLRISRTLAEQQILDGFFFLTPPAWAAGVAPKSLAAVQAEAGKALWRAGRLAEASTMLTAALGADPSLNPARLYLALVKKRQGQTAEAQALLSQALAGASPFDRDYALGEFAYLDGDKVQALTHFQRCLALAPADDAMRLRVISLLAGENRFTEARQYAAWYDAQVAKGDRAVFGTAAVVRLELGDPAGAEALYRKLLTQNPNSLDYLGGLGRALNRQSRYAQTGAALGNAYAASADPTLGALLCEASSAQGDYREAIRLAEVGLARSPKDRELLRLAAEAAEFAKNLPACEGYVRRVLELDPDSLTMQNMLGRVLLDQEKFPEAEEHFQAILAKNPHQLSSLRGLLSVYQLSGKADKAYKVAKALREAAPDDASAQLKFAIAAAGDHAFRPAYPMLEKLHEFGPGSGVLCLYYADVRDAEAPGKVRLSQMIDHIRAVAGVGGRFLGVEELAARPVGDEARKEKTGNTPPTVVLIVDRTDAAVLDKIDRELAAVGGKAVLVVGGESLTPGTPYLPDAAQVARLRQTGRWSLALTDHNPPSVPAPGGGKMSLWYAAGAEAGEAGDAGARLKARLAALDPKGEILGQTRPVFFYPGGAAPEELLTGQSEAYQAVVAETFPMAFELGPEGFWTPVANPRQIGSKAVSPAMDAAALQTWLREADPMRQVSLELAKVYSWQEQTGQAENYFEEAASLGLNPSEVTFNRAVNAYYAYDDPTALHLAQQAMALAPDSLRAAEQLFRAELRVRPKAEAMATTWWDSDNRRYWWTGLGGNYHVRDDLMVFAKVGLVEWSIVSYQRRGYILKAYANAFENGEVSAEDLYDIANSRYTQSLGGQDVTVGGRWFFHPEYWLELQGQLTTTDGGPSGWVNGQATVHGPIAPKGAKIDGTWEIQAAHERIDTVEAITDQIMANRLSLFTHTRILDFWDLFINAHGISRTDGNNTGSIDGRLLRRLIEYPLFSLGYAFQFANSDRNPIQYWAPQDLATHLAYGSFGYAPSKWFNVNGSVGYGVSSDRNNSWREVWRANAGMDITMRDRLKLSLKYSYFSTPDYNLSEAWAGISYTF from the coding sequence ATGGCACTGAAAGGTATTGTTCTCACCCTGGCGTTGACCCTGGCCGCGCCGGCCACGGCCCTGGCCGCCGACGCTTCGGTGGTGACGCTGCTGCGTCAATCCCAGCAGGCGGCAGCCCGGGGGCAGCTCGACCAGGCCATGGATATGGTCAACCAAGCCCTATCCCAGGACCCGGCCTATCCGCCCCTGTGGAACCAGAAAGCTTCCCTGCAAATCAAAGCCAAGGACTATGCCGGGGCCATGCAGACCCTGGCCGTGGCCCTCAAGGTCGAGCCGGATAACATCGAAACCAATGTCCTGGCCCTGTCGGCGCTCCTGCGCCTGGACGAGAAGGCCGGCGGCAAGGACCCGGCCCTGGCCCGTTACGCCGCCGGCTTAAGCGACGGCACGGCCGGAGCGTTGGTGTCCGACCTGCTGACCCGGCCCGGGGCCAAGGCTGACCTGCGGCGCTTCCTGGCCGCCTGGACCCCGGCCTCGCCCCAGGGCCAGGCCATGTCCCGGCTGGCCGCCGGTTACGCCTCGGGCGACCCGGCCGCCATGGCCGAACTGGCCGGGGCCGAAGCCCAGGGGCCGGCCAAGGCCGTGCTCGGAGCGCTGCAGTTTTATGCCGGCAAGGACATGCTGGCCGAGAAAAAGCTGGCCGTGGCCCAAAAGCTCCTGGAGCAGGCTGGGGCCAACGGCTATGACAAGGTGGCCGTGGCCGGCGAACTGGGCTGGGTGCTCTATAATCAGGGCCATCAGTCCGCCGCCGCCGACCTGTGGGAAAAGGACTGGCGCAACGCCCCCGAAGTCGGCCGCTGGGCCGCCTGGATCGCCGACGCCCGCCTGGCCGCCAAGGACTACAAGCGCGCCGCCGATTTCCTGGAAAAAAGCCTGCAGTTCGACCCGAACAGCGCCGTGCTCCAAGGCCAGTACCTCCTGGCCCTGACCGCTTCGGGCCAGGCCGAGGCGGCCGAGAAATTCGCCGCCTCCCTGGCCGACGCCCCGGATCAGGACGGCCTCAATTTCGGCAAGGCCCTTATCGCCTTAAACGGCGGCCGCTACGGCGAAGCCGCCGAGAACCTGGCCCGGATCAAGAACCGCCGCCCCTTCCGCGACCAGTTCATCGAACTGGCCAACCTCATGGTGACCAAGCTCGGCCAGTCCGGCGACTCGGCCAAGATCGTCGCCGACCTGCGCGCCCTGGTCGAGGGCATGGACATCAAACCTGAAATCATGCGCGACGTGGGCTGGCGCATGTGGGCCGCTCACCGTTACGACGCCGCCCTAGCCTTTTGGAAGGAAGCCCTGGCCGACGGCCTGGGGGGCAACGATCCCCTGGTGGCCCGGGTCGTGCCGCTTTTGATCGAGCAGGGCAGGGTGGGCGAGGCCATGGCCATGCTCAAATCCCAGGCCCCGGAAGTGAGCCAGCTCGGGCTGGCCTGGAGCCTGGCCGCCCAGAACCGCTGGGATTTGGTGGCCAAGCTGGCCCCGGGCCTTCCGGCCGGTCCCTACGCCGATCTGCTGACCGCCATGGCCGGCCTGCAAAACGGCCAGATCCCCATGGCCCTGGACAAGTTGCGCGCCCTGGCCGGGCTGTCCGCCTCCGGGCTGGGTCAAGCCGCCGTGGCCGGCTTCAACGCCGACGGCCAGCCGGTCAAGGGCGCGCTCACCCCGGCGCTGGCCCGTGAACTGTATCTGCGCATCAGTCGCACCCTGGCCGAACAGCAAATCCTCGACGGCTTTTTCTTCCTGACGCCGCCAGCCTGGGCCGCCGGGGTTGCGCCCAAGTCCCTGGCCGCCGTCCAGGCCGAAGCCGGCAAGGCCCTGTGGCGGGCCGGACGTCTGGCCGAGGCCTCGACCATGCTCACCGCCGCCCTGGGGGCCGATCCGTCCCTCAATCCGGCCAGGCTTTACCTCGCCCTGGTCAAGAAACGCCAGGGCCAGACCGCCGAGGCCCAGGCGCTTTTGTCCCAGGCCCTGGCGGGGGCGTCGCCCTTTGATCGCGACTACGCTCTGGGCGAATTCGCCTATCTCGACGGCGACAAGGTCCAGGCGCTGACCCACTTCCAGCGCTGCCTGGCCCTGGCCCCGGCCGACGACGCCATGCGGCTTCGGGTCATTAGCCTGCTTGCCGGCGAAAACCGTTTCACCGAAGCCCGGCAGTACGCTGCCTGGTACGACGCCCAAGTGGCCAAGGGCGACCGGGCTGTTTTCGGCACCGCCGCCGTGGTACGCCTGGAACTCGGCGATCCGGCCGGAGCCGAGGCCCTCTACCGCAAGCTCCTGACCCAAAATCCCAATTCCCTCGACTACCTCGGCGGGCTTGGCCGGGCGCTTAATCGTCAGAGCCGCTACGCCCAGACCGGCGCCGCCCTTGGCAACGCCTACGCCGCCTCGGCCGATCCGACCCTGGGGGCGCTTTTATGCGAAGCCTCCTCGGCCCAGGGCGACTACCGCGAAGCCATTCGCCTGGCCGAAGTCGGGCTGGCCCGGTCGCCCAAGGACCGGGAGCTGCTGCGCCTGGCCGCCGAAGCCGCCGAGTTTGCCAAGAATCTGCCGGCCTGCGAAGGCTACGTGCGCCGCGTCCTGGAACTCGACCCCGACTCCCTGACCATGCAAAACATGCTTGGCCGGGTGCTTCTGGATCAGGAAAAGTTCCCCGAGGCCGAGGAACATTTCCAGGCCATCCTGGCGAAAAACCCCCATCAGCTCTCGTCGCTGCGGGGACTGCTCAGCGTCTACCAGCTCTCGGGCAAGGCCGACAAAGCCTACAAGGTGGCCAAGGCCCTGCGCGAGGCCGCCCCGGACGACGCCTCGGCCCAGCTTAAGTTCGCCATCGCCGCCGCCGGCGACCATGCCTTTCGGCCAGCCTATCCGATGCTCGAAAAGCTCCACGAGTTCGGCCCCGGCAGCGGCGTGCTGTGCCTCTATTACGCCGACGTGCGCGACGCCGAAGCGCCGGGCAAGGTGCGCCTGTCCCAGATGATCGACCACATCCGGGCCGTGGCCGGCGTCGGCGGCAGGTTCCTTGGCGTCGAGGAACTGGCCGCCCGCCCCGTGGGCGACGAGGCGCGCAAGGAAAAAACCGGCAACACGCCGCCGACCGTGGTGCTCATCGTGGACCGCACCGACGCCGCCGTGCTGGACAAAATCGACCGTGAACTGGCTGCCGTGGGCGGCAAGGCCGTGCTGGTGGTGGGCGGCGAGTCCCTGACCCCGGGCACACCGTATCTGCCAGACGCCGCGCAAGTAGCCCGCCTGCGCCAGACCGGCCGCTGGTCCCTGGCGCTTACCGACCACAATCCGCCAAGTGTGCCCGCCCCGGGCGGCGGCAAGATGAGCCTGTGGTACGCCGCCGGAGCCGAAGCCGGCGAGGCCGGCGATGCTGGCGCGCGCCTCAAGGCCCGGCTGGCCGCCCTGGACCCCAAGGGCGAGATTCTCGGACAGACCCGGCCCGTCTTCTTCTACCCCGGCGGGGCCGCTCCCGAGGAACTGCTCACCGGCCAGTCCGAGGCCTATCAGGCCGTGGTGGCCGAAACCTTCCCCATGGCCTTTGAACTCGGCCCCGAAGGCTTCTGGACGCCGGTGGCCAACCCGCGCCAGATCGGCTCCAAGGCCGTCTCCCCGGCCATGGACGCCGCCGCACTGCAAACCTGGCTGCGCGAGGCCGACCCCATGCGCCAGGTTTCCCTGGAGCTGGCCAAGGTCTATTCCTGGCAGGAACAGACCGGACAGGCCGAGAACTACTTCGAGGAAGCCGCCTCCCTGGGGCTTAATCCCTCGGAAGTGACCTTCAACCGGGCGGTCAACGCCTACTACGCCTACGACGACCCCACTGCCCTGCACTTGGCCCAGCAGGCCATGGCCCTGGCCCCGGACAGCCTGCGCGCCGCCGAGCAGCTCTTCCGGGCCGAACTGCGGGTGCGGCCCAAGGCCGAAGCCATGGCCACCACCTGGTGGGACAGCGACAACCGTCGCTACTGGTGGACCGGCCTTGGCGGCAACTACCACGTCCGCGACGACCTCATGGTCTTCGCCAAGGTCGGCCTGGTGGAGTGGTCCATCGTGAGCTACCAGCGCCGGGGCTACATCCTCAAGGCCTACGCCAACGCCTTTGAAAACGGCGAGGTGTCGGCCGAGGACCTCTACGACATCGCCAACTCGCGTTACACCCAGTCCCTGGGCGGCCAGGACGTCACCGTGGGCGGCCGCTGGTTCTTCCACCCCGAATACTGGCTCGAACTCCAAGGCCAGCTGACCACCACCGACGGCGGCCCCAGCGGCTGGGTCAACGGCCAGGCCACCGTCCACGGCCCCATCGCGCCCAAGGGGGCCAAGATCGACGGCACCTGGGAGATCCAGGCGGCCCACGAGCGCATCGACACCGTGGAAGCCATCACCGACCAGATCATGGCCAACCGCTTAAGCCTCTTCACCCATACCCGCATCCTCGACTTCTGGGATCTCTTTATAAACGCCCACGGCATCTCGCGTACTGACGGCAACAACACCGGTTCCATCGACGGCCGGCTGCTGCGCCGCCTCATCGAGTACCCGCTGTTCTCCCTGGGCTACGCCTTCCAGTTCGCCAACAGCGACCGCAACCCCATCCAGTACTGGGCGCCCCAGGATCTGGCCACCCATCTGGCCTACGGCTCGTTCGGCTACGCGCCCAGCAAATGGTTCAACGTGAACGGCAGTGTGGGCTACGGCGTCTCCAGCGACCGCAACAACAGCTGGCGCGAAGTCTGGCGTGCCAACGCCGGCATGGACATCACCATGCGCGACAGGTTAAAGCTGTCGCTGAAGTACTCCTACTTCAGCACGCCGGACTATAACCTCAGCGAAGCATGGGCAGGAATAAGCTACACCTTCTGA
- a CDS encoding polysaccharide deacetylase family protein yields MFRIGHHFLGGVLACLLLLALADAAPAQGLSDATRGVPLPGKGPRAYVNLIIDDLPNLDLWGQLADDADAFGMKTTLALNTAKATPADYAAMAARVAKGHEIANHTRDHVPVAPSGVIKLRFFSPQAKSAYAAVDSQAKILRIIVDDNPKPLAELDLAENGRYPTLRQLTDALNNVRGVAAELGDPYYANIQSRFLAERDKTDIFFKNAFAPLFVDIPAHARYEIQGADEDISAAMPGYTVKSMVFPFLVSDAASRQVTSELGLTCGRVGTAGNAALGAPGGYDLYRIYAVKPRDAFGADPASPQFAAKVASFLKKIKEVGGVLCLYSHGPDEFTNEQWKALLPLLAADKEIAYVTLGELGDFVRKIAVLRDGKYYLPQAK; encoded by the coding sequence GTGTTCCGCATCGGCCACCATTTTCTCGGCGGCGTTCTCGCCTGCTTGCTCCTTCTCGCCTTGGCCGACGCCGCTCCGGCTCAAGGCCTGTCCGACGCCACCCGGGGGGTCCCGCTGCCCGGCAAAGGCCCCCGCGCCTACGTCAATCTCATCATCGACGACTTGCCCAACCTCGACCTCTGGGGGCAACTCGCCGACGACGCCGACGCCTTTGGCATGAAGACCACCCTGGCGCTTAATACCGCCAAGGCCACGCCCGCCGACTACGCCGCCATGGCCGCGCGCGTGGCCAAGGGACACGAGATCGCCAACCACACCCGCGATCACGTGCCCGTGGCCCCCTCCGGCGTCATCAAACTTCGCTTCTTCAGTCCCCAGGCCAAATCGGCCTACGCCGCCGTGGACAGCCAGGCCAAAATCCTGCGCATCATCGTCGATGACAACCCCAAGCCCCTGGCCGAACTGGATCTCGCCGAAAACGGTCGCTATCCGACCCTGCGCCAGCTCACCGATGCCTTAAACAACGTGCGCGGCGTCGCGGCCGAACTCGGCGACCCGTACTACGCCAACATCCAGTCCCGGTTCCTGGCTGAGCGCGACAAGACCGACATCTTTTTCAAAAACGCTTTCGCGCCGCTGTTCGTCGATATCCCCGCCCACGCCCGCTACGAAATCCAGGGAGCCGACGAAGACATCAGCGCCGCAATGCCCGGCTACACCGTCAAATCCATGGTCTTCCCGTTCCTCGTCTCCGATGCCGCCTCGCGCCAGGTCACCAGCGAACTGGGACTGACCTGCGGCCGCGTCGGCACCGCCGGCAACGCCGCCCTTGGCGCGCCCGGCGGCTACGACCTCTACCGCATCTACGCCGTCAAACCCCGCGACGCCTTCGGCGCCGACCCCGCCTCGCCCCAGTTTGCCGCCAAGGTCGCCAGCTTCCTCAAAAAAATCAAAGAAGTCGGCGGCGTCCTGTGCCTCTACTCCCACGGCCCCGACGAGTTCACCAACGAACAATGGAAAGCCCTGCTGCCGCTGCTCGCCGCAGACAAGGAAATCGCCTACGTCACCCTCGGGGAATTGGGCGATTTCGTTCGCAAAATAGCCGTGCTGCGCGACGGGAAGTACTACCTGCCCCAGGCCAAGTAG
- a CDS encoding redoxin domain-containing protein — translation MRRIAPLLTLAALLWIAPALAAAPIPGGLAGNIYPVPTLPPTDSQLAVAVGSPMPDFDLPTVAGPRVKLSDYIGKKNLVISFVPAAWTPVCSGQWPGYNIARDIFEDNDAALIGITVDNIPTLYAWTRQMGDLWFPVASDFWPHGGLAQKLGILRSDGVSERALFLVDKKGVIRFIDVHDINARPDLGPLLEAMAKVHAEK, via the coding sequence ATGCGCCGCATTGCTCCGCTCCTGACCCTGGCCGCGTTGTTGTGGATAGCGCCCGCCCTGGCCGCCGCCCCGATCCCGGGCGGCCTGGCCGGCAACATCTATCCCGTGCCCACGCTGCCGCCCACCGACAGCCAACTCGCCGTGGCCGTGGGCAGCCCCATGCCCGACTTCGACCTGCCGACCGTGGCCGGACCGCGCGTCAAGCTCTCGGACTACATCGGCAAGAAAAATCTCGTCATCTCCTTCGTGCCCGCCGCCTGGACTCCGGTCTGCTCCGGCCAATGGCCCGGCTACAACATCGCCCGGGACATCTTCGAGGACAACGACGCCGCCCTTATCGGCATCACCGTGGACAATATCCCCACCCTCTACGCCTGGACCCGGCAAATGGGCGACCTGTGGTTCCCCGTGGCCTCGGACTTCTGGCCCCACGGCGGCCTGGCCCAAAAGCTCGGCATCCTGCGTAGCGACGGCGTCTCCGAACGAGCGCTGTTTTTGGTGGACAAAAAAGGCGTGATCCGCTTCATTGATGTGCATGACATCAACGCCAGGCCGGACCTCGGCCCGCTGCTCGAAGCCATGGCCAAGGTGCACGCCGAAAAATAA
- a CDS encoding glycosyhydrolase, translated as MIKRAMRQGFSLALALFAAAFLLACVRPAGPASAQSRPAAQTAASLVNDRLSCWIADWDLARGLAEWRAHPGLFDTVRVFAAYFDEAGKPALAPAWAAAIGSDVARVFGPTPAFLTVVNDIATPTGKGNKLKDPELVRRLVGSPAARTTHIADLLDLAGRSRFAGIEIDYENVAASDWPDFCAFISELYPAATAKGLAVSVVLQPQRRFLAAPLPAGPAYVLMGYNLFGSHSGPGPKATPAFLAEQARSLRAIGLLDATALALATGGFDWTEAKAAKQFTESEAAALIAQKGAAPTRSDPDGYLVTRYRDPAGKEHEVWHADAATFATLWQAAQNAGFSRLAVWRLGGNSPALFTWLATLKH; from the coding sequence ATGATCAAACGGGCCATGCGCCAGGGGTTTTCCCTGGCGCTGGCCCTTTTCGCGGCCGCTTTTTTGCTCGCCTGCGTGCGCCCGGCCGGCCCGGCCTCGGCCCAGTCCCGGCCCGCCGCGCAGACCGCTGCGTCCCTCGTCAATGACCGCCTGTCCTGCTGGATCGCCGACTGGGATCTGGCCCGGGGACTGGCCGAATGGCGGGCCCACCCTGGACTCTTCGACACCGTGCGCGTCTTTGCCGCCTACTTCGACGAGGCCGGCAAACCCGCCCTGGCCCCGGCCTGGGCCGCCGCCATCGGCTCCGACGTGGCCCGGGTCTTCGGCCCGACCCCGGCCTTCCTCACCGTGGTCAACGACATCGCCACCCCCACCGGCAAGGGCAACAAGCTCAAGGACCCGGAATTGGTGCGCCGCCTCGTCGGCTCCCCGGCCGCCCGGACTACCCATATCGCCGATCTCCTGGACCTGGCCGGACGCTCCCGCTTTGCCGGCATCGAGATCGACTACGAAAACGTGGCCGCATCCGATTGGCCGGACTTCTGCGCCTTCATCAGCGAGCTGTACCCGGCCGCCACGGCCAAGGGACTGGCCGTTTCGGTGGTGCTCCAGCCCCAGCGCCGTTTCCTGGCCGCGCCCCTGCCGGCCGGCCCGGCCTACGTGCTCATGGGCTACAACCTCTTCGGTTCCCATTCCGGCCCCGGCCCCAAGGCCACCCCCGCCTTCCTGGCCGAACAGGCCAGGTCGCTCCGGGCCATTGGGCTGCTCGACGCCACGGCCCTGGCCCTGGCCACCGGCGGCTTCGACTGGACCGAGGCCAAGGCCGCCAAACAGTTCACCGAGTCCGAAGCCGCCGCCCTCATCGCCCAGAAGGGGGCCGCTCCGACCCGCTCCGATCCCGACGGCTACCTCGTCACCCGCTACCGCGACCCGGCCGGTAAGGAACACGAAGTCTGGCACGCCGACGCCGCGACCTTCGCCACCCTCTGGCAGGCCGCCCAAAACGCCGGCTTCTCCCGTCTGGCCGTCTGGCGGCTGGGCGGCAACTCCCCGGCGCTTTTTACCTGGCTCGCCACCCTCAAACACTGA